From the Oleiphilus messinensis genome, one window contains:
- a CDS encoding MotA/TolQ/ExbB proton channel family protein yields the protein MNIFLEQGTLMEYVQMGGFVMPPLVLTSVVLWYALVYRLLTIRKGRLSPRELVRKGQKGEITENSITARAAVFALQQAERIQDRQALKSIVKEQFSELRLEIARHKKLVRSLVAVAPLLGLLGTVDGMIETFDSLADMALFSQSGGIAGGISKALFTTQMGLAVSIPGLLLGRVIERKERNIYRELDQIRDLVCANSTATINR from the coding sequence ATGAATATTTTTCTGGAGCAAGGGACTTTAATGGAATATGTCCAGATGGGTGGCTTTGTCATGCCGCCCCTGGTACTGACCTCCGTGGTTCTGTGGTATGCCCTTGTTTATCGGCTGTTAACCATTCGCAAAGGTCGCCTTTCCCCCCGTGAGTTGGTTCGAAAGGGTCAAAAAGGGGAGATAACCGAAAATTCCATTACCGCCCGCGCTGCGGTTTTCGCACTACAGCAGGCGGAAAGAATACAAGATCGCCAAGCGCTCAAGTCTATTGTGAAGGAACAATTCAGCGAACTGCGGCTGGAAATCGCCCGACACAAAAAGCTGGTGCGCTCACTGGTCGCGGTAGCGCCGTTACTGGGCCTGCTGGGCACGGTGGACGGCATGATCGAAACCTTTGATTCACTGGCAGACATGGCGTTGTTCAGTCAGTCCGGTGGTATTGCGGGCGGCATCAGTAAAGCACTGTTCACCACGCAAATGGGATTAGCGGTATCCATACCCGGCTTATTGCTGGGCAGAGTCATCGAACGCAAAGAACGCAACATTTACCGTGAGCTGGATCAGATTCGCGATCTCGTTTGCGCAAATAGCACAGCAACAATTAACCGGTAA
- a CDS encoding MotA/TolQ/ExbB proton channel family protein has product MHNLLLLLIVSVSVLSVSPRGQADELEKAYQKEYAYLVAEKKALQNRLTELKTSQQSVLRKIKGEIDQLQSQYLGQQNQVDRTNRLIADASRDVDFNENDSLILDTTLIQAKESLSKLDQDLDESAPTDQQLNAAITAAAEVIRKDGTVQQQAGEFFAENGKHESGTIYTIGRIARYGVSDNAAGALAPAGEGNFKIWDASTLSSAQALSENTQPESLSIFLFESPIKAIEKQEEKTFMKEVDAGGLIGMIILGLGAFGALLAIVRVILLAMFSANIQGITRKIGDTLQTGTIENALAICKRNMSSASRVIAATLRNLDKDRDHIEDIISESILSENAKIDRFATTIIVIAAVSPLLGLLGTVTGMISTFDIITEFGTGDPKLLSSGISEALVTTKYGLVVAIPMLLIGNMLTSWGTRTKNDLERAALHMINKHKTSAAHA; this is encoded by the coding sequence ATGCATAATTTACTGCTTCTCCTCATTGTTTCGGTTTCTGTTCTCAGTGTCTCGCCCCGCGGCCAGGCTGATGAACTGGAAAAAGCTTACCAAAAAGAATACGCCTATCTGGTTGCGGAGAAAAAGGCGCTGCAAAACCGGCTGACGGAATTAAAGACGTCACAGCAATCGGTATTGCGAAAGATCAAAGGTGAAATTGATCAACTGCAAAGTCAGTACCTCGGCCAACAAAATCAAGTTGATCGCACCAACCGCCTGATCGCCGACGCATCCCGGGATGTTGATTTCAATGAAAACGACAGCCTGATACTAGATACCACTTTGATTCAAGCGAAAGAAAGCTTGAGCAAACTAGATCAGGATCTGGATGAATCTGCCCCCACAGATCAGCAACTCAACGCCGCGATTACCGCTGCTGCAGAAGTTATTCGCAAGGATGGTACCGTTCAGCAGCAAGCCGGCGAGTTTTTCGCAGAAAACGGGAAACATGAGTCCGGCACCATTTACACCATTGGCCGAATTGCTCGCTACGGTGTATCCGATAACGCAGCAGGCGCGTTGGCCCCGGCAGGCGAAGGCAACTTCAAGATTTGGGATGCCAGCACCTTATCCAGCGCACAGGCACTTTCTGAGAATACCCAGCCCGAATCGCTTTCTATATTTCTGTTTGAAAGCCCGATAAAAGCCATCGAAAAGCAGGAAGAAAAAACCTTTATGAAAGAAGTCGATGCCGGTGGACTGATCGGCATGATTATTCTGGGTCTCGGTGCTTTCGGTGCACTTCTGGCGATTGTGCGCGTCATATTGCTGGCCATGTTCAGCGCCAATATTCAGGGTATCACACGCAAAATTGGTGATACGTTGCAGACCGGCACAATTGAAAATGCCCTCGCAATCTGCAAACGCAATATGAGCAGTGCCAGTCGCGTCATCGCTGCCACGCTGCGCAATCTCGACAAGGATCGTGACCATATCGAAGATATCATCAGCGAATCCATTTTGTCCGAGAACGCAAAAATCGACCGCTTTGCCACCACAATTATTGTGATTGCAGCGGTATCGCCTTTGTTGGGACTGCTGGGGACGGTCACCGGGATGATCAGCACCTTTGACATTATCACGGAATTCGGTACCGGTGATCCAAAACTGCTGTCGAGCGGGATATCCGAAGCACTGGTTACCACCAAGTACGGTTTGGTCGTGGCCATACCGATGCTGTTAATTGGCAACATGCTGACCAGTTGGGGTACCCGAACCAAGAATGATCTTGAACGTGCGGCTTTGCACATGATCAATAAACACAAAACTTCGGCCGCTCACGCCTGA
- a CDS encoding ExbD/TolR family protein, with amino-acid sequence MRYRNESEDEGNIDISPLIDMVFILLIFFMVTTTFVKDMKLELDRPSASSASAASTKSIRIFIDKLGDVYVDNQPVRIYSLQSKLRDMLRTSTDKSILVVTDENVPAKVVLEVIDQSKLSGATDVGVATEQETGI; translated from the coding sequence ATGCGGTATAGAAACGAAAGCGAAGACGAAGGCAATATCGATATTTCACCTTTGATCGACATGGTGTTTATTCTGCTGATCTTTTTTATGGTCACAACCACCTTCGTCAAAGACATGAAGCTTGAACTGGATCGCCCCTCCGCCTCAAGTGCAAGCGCAGCCTCCACCAAATCCATCCGGATCTTTATTGATAAATTGGGTGATGTATACGTGGACAATCAACCGGTTCGCATCTACAGCCTGCAGAGCAAACTGCGCGATATGCTAAGAACCAGCACCGACAAGTCCATTCTCGTCGTCACCGATGAGAATGTACCTGCGAAAGTGGTGCTCGAAGTGATCGACCAGAGCAAACTGTCCGGAGCCACCGATGTGGGTGTCGCGACTGAGCAGGAAACAGGAATTTAG
- a CDS encoding energy transducer TonB has product MLKRTLAVFAALALPYFTFVLVIGLNDSDFERDLQDNRAVNFEVEKKKQLEKPKPKPKKEPRRPQTNEALPTLKPGNLGNSLTGSGLSFGVPQFDEGGFAQFKDNDLLGGGTDQAMDKSTVDTPPKVTRRSPIVYPELARKQGISGYVTMNVLINEDGNVEDVEVIDSKPVEIFDLQADSTMRRWKFEPATYNGKKVKVWATQKIVFKLN; this is encoded by the coding sequence ATGTTGAAACGAACGCTTGCCGTATTCGCCGCACTGGCACTGCCCTACTTCACTTTCGTGTTGGTTATCGGGCTGAATGATTCCGACTTTGAACGGGACTTACAGGATAACCGCGCGGTAAATTTTGAAGTTGAAAAAAAAAAGCAGCTGGAAAAACCGAAGCCGAAGCCTAAAAAAGAGCCCCGCCGTCCCCAGACGAATGAAGCGCTACCCACACTCAAACCGGGTAATCTGGGGAACTCCCTCACCGGTTCGGGCCTGAGTTTCGGTGTCCCCCAATTCGATGAAGGCGGGTTCGCACAGTTCAAAGACAATGATCTATTAGGTGGTGGCACCGATCAGGCGATGGACAAAAGTACCGTAGATACCCCGCCCAAAGTCACGCGACGTTCACCCATTGTCTACCCCGAATTGGCACGAAAACAGGGGATTAGTGGTTACGTCACCATGAACGTCCTGATCAATGAAGATGGCAATGTCGAAGACGTTGAGGTCATCGATTCAAAACCTGTGGAAATTTTCGACCTCCAGGCCGACAGCACTATGCGTCGCTGGAAGTTTGAGCCCGCAACCTACAACGGGAAGAAAGTAAAAGTGTGGGCCACTCAAAAAATCGTTTTCAAGCTGAACTAA
- a CDS encoding DUF3450 family protein: MKAKYLGSVLLSAGVLSGSAFGADADLASLENISQELVEIRQDIAKLHDDIRFEKSRFNDQLRSYSNQKSDLEVKINRSELNLKELQRELGILKEKNAEKFEAFDNVTPVLEDAIAQLRTIVEGSLPFKLSERLQALDDIKHRLQTNLISPNKAANQLWAYIEDELILGRSSGIYNESLEVNGEAKLVKVLRIGKVAMFYKSQDDGYGVLKQQQGNWVKQAVTDKQQVIDLDGLFDAFNKNIHNGLFTVPNFIPQS, from the coding sequence GTGAAAGCTAAATATCTAGGTTCAGTCTTATTATCAGCCGGGGTTTTATCAGGCAGTGCCTTTGGGGCAGATGCTGACTTGGCCTCGTTAGAGAATATTTCTCAGGAGCTCGTGGAGATCCGCCAGGACATCGCCAAGCTGCATGACGACATTCGTTTCGAAAAGAGTCGCTTCAATGACCAGCTCCGCTCCTACTCCAATCAGAAAAGTGATTTGGAAGTCAAAATTAATCGTTCCGAGCTCAATTTAAAAGAACTGCAACGAGAACTTGGGATACTCAAGGAAAAGAACGCCGAGAAATTTGAAGCGTTTGACAATGTAACCCCCGTACTGGAAGACGCCATTGCGCAACTCCGCACAATCGTAGAAGGCTCTTTGCCTTTCAAATTGAGCGAGCGTTTACAGGCACTGGATGACATCAAACATCGTTTGCAAACGAATTTGATTTCACCAAACAAAGCTGCCAATCAGCTTTGGGCTTACATTGAAGACGAGCTCATTCTGGGCCGGAGTTCCGGAATCTACAATGAATCCCTGGAAGTCAACGGTGAAGCAAAACTGGTTAAAGTGTTGCGAATCGGCAAAGTCGCCATGTTCTACAAGAGCCAGGACGATGGTTATGGCGTTCTCAAGCAACAACAGGGCAACTGGGTGAAGCAGGCGGTTACGGATAAACAACAGGTTATCGATCTGGATGGATTGTTCGACGCGTTCAACAAAAACATTCACAACGGCCTGTTCACAGTACCTAACTTTATTCCACAAAGTTAA